Proteins encoded within one genomic window of Nonomuraea gerenzanensis:
- a CDS encoding CBM35 domain-containing protein, with translation MGGVRSGPGAEGPTSAEPPAAGEEGGPAPETVHSHEDLVALLVEQFARADVSLRELQARADRAGGTRLPRATCADMLAGRRFPRKAVMVAFLRACQVPEQRLPAWERAWERVRLARMPALPGQAPYGDSPTAGPGLGGAVPGGPGLTGTAPGVTTPVGPVLSGPVSGGAPGAVRGAAPGGVPGGVPGGAPGGVPGAVPGGAASGEAASGGPVESATALGGTALGGTAPGGTALAATAPGGGPFAGALVRAARRWRWPRRSHLIALIATTATLITTAVTWAAGHDTITDDGRAFGPGGSSRFTIRIDPNAGPVRLTRRLDARTSRQRAAVTVNGTPAGHWEALPDGTDGWAEQHLDLPPSLTSGHGSLAVVNTFVSSEWDFTEFRYVADQQSGAAWTTTDTLDLGPAHPGAEAAHGYRVTGQTFAGTRTLDAPPQADTPRVRYEAEAGRISHARVRPGAAGASQGAVAAGLDHADSWVELRVYAPRTGRFAAHVTYAAGYGDAQHTVTVNDTTRFTLDYPHHGWDVWRRVTAALPLTRGWNTLRFQHHSRWAELDHVEIG, from the coding sequence GTGGGTGGGGTCAGGAGCGGGCCGGGGGCCGAGGGGCCGACGAGCGCGGAGCCGCCGGCGGCGGGCGAGGAGGGCGGGCCCGCGCCGGAGACGGTGCACAGCCATGAGGACCTGGTGGCGCTGCTGGTGGAGCAGTTCGCGCGGGCGGACGTGTCGCTGCGCGAGCTGCAGGCGCGGGCCGATCGGGCGGGCGGCACCCGGCTGCCGCGCGCCACGTGCGCCGACATGCTGGCGGGGCGGCGTTTCCCGCGCAAGGCGGTGATGGTGGCGTTCCTGCGCGCCTGCCAGGTGCCCGAGCAGCGGCTGCCCGCCTGGGAACGGGCCTGGGAGCGGGTACGGCTGGCCCGCATGCCCGCCCTCCCGGGCCAAGCCCCGTACGGCGATTCGCCAACGGCCGGGCCAGGGCTGGGCGGCGCCGTGCCGGGCGGGCCGGGACTGACAGGAACGGCGCCGGGCGTGACAACGCCGGTCGGGCCGGTGCTGAGCGGCCCAGTGTCAGGCGGAGCGCCAGGCGCAGTGCGAGGCGCAGCGCCAGGCGGAGTGCCAGGCGGAGTGCCAGGTGGAGCGCCAGGCGGAGTGCCAGGCGCAGTGCCAGGCGGAGCGGCATCAGGCGAGGCGGCGTCGGGCGGTCCAGTGGAGAGCGCGACGGCGCTGGGCGGGACGGCGCTGGGCGGGACGGCGCCGGGCGGGACGGCGCTAGCCGCGACAGCGCCGGGCGGTGGGCCGTTCGCCGGGGCGCTGGTGCGCGCGGCCAGGCGGTGGCGGTGGCCACGCCGATCGCACCTGATCGCACTGATTGCCACCACCGCGACGCTCATCACCACAGCCGTCACATGGGCGGCCGGGCACGACACGATCACCGACGACGGCCGAGCGTTCGGCCCCGGCGGTTCGAGCCGATTCACGATCCGCATCGACCCGAACGCCGGCCCCGTACGCCTGACCCGCCGCCTGGACGCCCGAACGTCCCGCCAGCGAGCCGCCGTCACGGTGAACGGCACCCCCGCCGGCCACTGGGAGGCGCTCCCCGACGGCACCGACGGCTGGGCAGAGCAGCACCTCGACCTCCCCCCATCCCTCACCTCGGGCCACGGCTCGCTGGCGGTCGTCAACACGTTCGTCTCATCGGAATGGGACTTCACCGAGTTCAGGTACGTAGCCGACCAGCAGTCCGGTGCCGCCTGGACGACGACCGACACCCTCGACCTCGGCCCCGCCCACCCCGGCGCCGAGGCGGCGCACGGCTACCGCGTCACGGGGCAGACCTTCGCCGGCACCCGTACCCTCGACGCCCCGCCCCAGGCGGACACCCCGCGCGTGCGCTACGAGGCGGAGGCCGGGCGGATCAGTCATGCGCGGGTCCGCCCCGGCGCCGCGGGCGCGTCGCAGGGCGCGGTCGCGGCCGGGCTCGACCATGCCGACAGCTGGGTCGAGCTGCGGGTGTACGCGCCGCGAACCGGCCGTTTCGCCGCGCACGTCACCTACGCCGCCGGGTACGGCGACGCGCAGCACACGGTGACGGTGAACGACACCACCCGGTTCACCCTCGACTACCCCCACCACGGCTGGGACGTCTGGCGGCGGGTGACGGCCGCCCTGCCGCTCACCCGGGGCTGGAACACGCTGCGCTTCCAGCACCACTCCCGCTGGGCCGAGCTGGATCACGTCGAGATCGGCTGA
- a CDS encoding DUF6010 family protein, with the protein MSIVMPIVIGLIAVTILSLIPEPHRRPFNAIFVGGAGAAYLSGFGLGYWEFVLPVVLACVAYLGLRSWTWIGVGWLLHTVWDVLHHLKGSPILPFAHDSSFGCALCDPVIALWCFAGGPSVPGLVRARFARSAPGRTEGMRPGRSAAG; encoded by the coding sequence ATGTCCATCGTCATGCCGATCGTGATCGGCCTGATCGCCGTCACCATCCTCTCCCTGATCCCGGAGCCGCACCGGCGGCCGTTCAACGCGATCTTCGTCGGCGGCGCGGGCGCCGCCTATCTGAGCGGCTTCGGGCTCGGCTACTGGGAGTTCGTGCTGCCTGTCGTGCTGGCGTGCGTCGCCTACCTGGGGCTGCGGAGCTGGACGTGGATCGGCGTCGGCTGGCTGCTGCACACCGTCTGGGACGTCCTGCACCACCTCAAGGGCAGCCCCATCCTGCCCTTCGCGCACGACTCCTCCTTCGGTTGCGCCCTCTGCGACCCGGTGATCGCGCTGTGGTGCTTCGCGGGCGGCCCGTCCGTCCCCGGCCTGGTCCGTGCCCGTTTCGCCCGCAGCGCGCCGGGGCGGACGGAGGGCATGCGCCCTGGCCGGAGCGCCGCTGGATGA
- a CDS encoding DUF6300 family protein — translation MSGHSAGHSAGHSAGHPAGQPAGQPAGHATGHPACPRCRTGEILAVLRLPHSWTNASGRPVRGHAEVLLCARCDAADPLARYFAVHATARPEHAALLARLLHQWLIRARARPPAPDEDALRAEARAWHEGHL, via the coding sequence ATGAGCGGTCACTCCGCCGGTCACTCCGCCGGTCACTCCGCCGGTCACCCTGCCGGTCAGCCTGCCGGTCAGCCTGCCGGTCACGCCACCGGCCACCCCGCCTGCCCGCGCTGCCGCACCGGCGAGATCCTCGCCGTCCTGCGCCTGCCGCACTCCTGGACGAACGCGTCCGGCCGCCCGGTGCGCGGGCACGCCGAGGTGCTCCTGTGCGCCCGGTGCGACGCGGCCGACCCGCTCGCCAGGTACTTCGCCGTCCACGCCACGGCCCGCCCCGAGCACGCCGCCCTCCTGGCCCGCCTGCTCCACCAGTGGCTCATCCGAGCCCGAGCCCGGCCACCGGCCCCGGACGAGGACGCGCTGCGCGCCGAGGCACGGGCCTGGCACGAGGGACACCTCTGA